One stretch of Streptomyces sp. R21 DNA includes these proteins:
- a CDS encoding tetratricopeptide repeat protein: protein MTDQAVDNGGTKVSAQGQRPAAGSAPTESQFLGRTRELKELRADIERAGLDTLSGRKAPRARVLLIAGKPGSGRTALAEELVRQVAESYPDGVLRARLTEPDGTPVPTERTARDLLTALELRTPAGASADDLSEALREALATRRAVLLLDDAADAEQVDALLPDRPECLVVAVSGGPLTGIADVRPCTLGGLDTKSALELLTRHTGSVRITVDPRAAEGLVEECAAQPAALELAGRWLAARPQAAVADLAKHLHTENEEGTPTARVFRLTYASLPSAAARILRLLSLAPAGLVDPHTASALAGCSVNAARTTLDDFVALGLVRTVDSPLPQYEVPGCLLPLLRALTETHDRPAELQLARARMLERTVRLLVSCRAITETDSSPAREKLAGMPRALRFPNPRAAEDWLRIRRPALLASARLAVADGELDTLARRLMAALVRAMVAHFGTQAAAPELYGIHRLVLDVAERRDLPREKAAALLNLGDLDAQTGRTAEALGRYRAALDAGREANDPYATGRAMESVGGAHQELEDWDRAADWYGRALAQRLARDERVDAARLYGRIATVHTYAGRYGEALRGWRAALAGHRKNGDVGAQARALSEMARVQEYAGRPEESLRTCQEAVEWARRAEDVRLQAALQLRLADTLDRLGDSTAARLHRGAAERMLGDELPESVTAREQDANACEIRSASEED from the coding sequence GTGACGGATCAGGCGGTGGACAACGGCGGCACGAAAGTGTCGGCACAGGGGCAGCGCCCGGCTGCCGGGTCCGCTCCCACGGAGAGTCAGTTCCTCGGCCGTACAAGAGAGTTGAAGGAACTCCGGGCCGACATCGAGCGCGCGGGCCTGGACACCCTCTCCGGCCGAAAAGCGCCCCGTGCCCGCGTGCTGCTCATCGCGGGAAAGCCCGGCTCCGGCCGCACCGCGCTCGCCGAGGAACTCGTACGGCAGGTCGCCGAGAGTTACCCCGACGGGGTGCTGCGCGCCCGGCTCACCGAACCCGACGGCACGCCGGTGCCCACCGAACGCACCGCCCGCGACCTGCTCACCGCGCTGGAGCTGCGCACCCCGGCCGGAGCCTCGGCCGACGACCTCTCCGAGGCGCTGCGCGAGGCCCTCGCCACCCGCCGCGCCGTCCTGCTGCTCGACGACGCGGCGGACGCCGAACAGGTCGACGCGCTGCTGCCGGACCGCCCCGAGTGCCTGGTCGTGGCCGTCTCCGGAGGGCCGCTGACCGGCATCGCGGACGTCCGGCCCTGCACCCTGGGCGGCCTGGACACCAAGTCCGCGCTGGAACTGCTCACCCGGCACACCGGCTCGGTGCGCATCACCGTCGACCCGCGCGCCGCCGAGGGTCTGGTCGAGGAGTGCGCCGCCCAGCCCGCCGCCCTGGAGCTCGCCGGGCGCTGGCTGGCCGCCCGACCCCAGGCCGCCGTCGCCGACCTGGCCAAGCACCTGCACACCGAGAACGAGGAGGGCACGCCGACGGCGCGGGTCTTCCGCCTCACGTACGCCTCGCTGCCCAGCGCCGCCGCGCGGATACTGCGCCTGCTCTCCCTCGCCCCCGCCGGCCTCGTGGACCCGCACACCGCCTCAGCGCTCGCCGGCTGCTCGGTCAACGCCGCCCGCACCACCCTGGACGACTTCGTGGCGCTCGGCCTCGTCCGGACCGTCGACTCGCCGCTGCCGCAGTACGAGGTGCCCGGCTGCCTGCTCCCGCTGCTGCGCGCCCTCACCGAGACCCACGACCGCCCTGCCGAGCTCCAGCTCGCCCGCGCCCGCATGCTGGAGCGCACCGTACGGCTGCTGGTGTCCTGCCGGGCCATCACCGAGACCGACAGCTCGCCCGCCCGCGAGAAGCTCGCCGGGATGCCCCGCGCCCTGCGTTTCCCGAACCCCCGGGCCGCCGAGGACTGGCTGCGCATCCGCCGGCCCGCGCTGCTCGCCTCGGCCCGGCTCGCGGTCGCCGACGGGGAGCTGGACACCCTCGCCCGGCGCCTGATGGCCGCGCTGGTGCGGGCGATGGTCGCGCACTTCGGTACGCAGGCGGCGGCGCCCGAGCTGTACGGCATCCACCGGCTGGTCCTCGATGTCGCAGAGCGCCGCGACCTGCCCCGGGAGAAGGCCGCGGCGCTGCTGAACCTCGGCGACCTGGACGCGCAGACCGGCCGTACGGCCGAGGCGCTGGGCCGCTACCGGGCCGCCCTGGACGCCGGACGCGAGGCGAACGACCCGTATGCGACCGGCCGCGCGATGGAATCCGTAGGCGGCGCCCACCAGGAGCTGGAGGACTGGGACCGGGCCGCCGACTGGTACGGCAGGGCGCTCGCCCAGCGCCTCGCCCGCGACGAGCGCGTGGACGCCGCCCGGCTGTACGGCCGTATCGCCACCGTGCACACCTACGCGGGCCGCTACGGGGAGGCGCTGCGGGGCTGGCGCGCCGCGCTCGCCGGGCACCGCAAGAACGGCGATGTGGGCGCCCAGGCAAGGGCGTTGAGCGAGATGGCGCGGGTGCAGGAGTACGCGGGGCGGCCCGAGGAGTCGCTGCGCACCTGCCAGGAGGCGGTCGAGTGGGCGCGCCGCGCCGAGGACGTACGTCTGCAGGCCGCGCTCCAGCTCCGGCTGGCCGACACCCTGGACCGGCTCGGCGACTCCACCGCCGCCCGACTGCACCGCGGCGCGGCCGAGCGCATGCTGGGAGATGAGCTCCCGGAGAGCGTGACAGCCAGGGAACAGGACGCTAACGCCTGCGAAATCCGTAGTGCATCCGAAGAAGATTGA
- the ald gene encoding alanine dehydrogenase: MKVGIPREVKNNEFRVAITPAGVHELVRHGHQVFVEQNAGVGSSIPDGEYVAAGAQILPTADEVWATADLLLKVKEPIAEEYHRLRKDQTLFTYLHLAASKECTDALIESGTTAIAYETVELPSRALPLLAPMSEVAGRLAPQVGAYHLMRSVGGRGVLPGGVPGTQPARAVVIGGGVSGWNATQIAVGMGFHVTLLDRDINKLREADKVFGTKVRAIMSNSFELEKAVLDADLVIGAVLIPGAKAPKLVTNELVSRMKPGSVLVDIAIDQGGCFEDSRPTTHAEPTFQVHNSVFYCVANMPGAVPNTSTYALTNATLPYIVELANRGWVEALRRDAALAKGLNTHDGKVVYREVAEAHGLEHVELETLLG, encoded by the coding sequence GTGAAGGTCGGCATCCCCCGCGAGGTCAAGAACAACGAGTTCCGGGTGGCCATCACCCCCGCCGGTGTGCACGAGCTGGTGCGCCACGGCCACCAGGTCTTCGTCGAGCAGAACGCCGGTGTCGGCTCGTCGATCCCGGACGGCGAGTACGTCGCCGCCGGCGCGCAGATCCTGCCGACCGCCGACGAGGTGTGGGCCACCGCCGACCTGCTGCTCAAGGTCAAGGAGCCCATCGCCGAGGAGTACCACCGCCTCCGCAAGGACCAGACGCTCTTCACGTACCTGCACCTGGCCGCCTCCAAGGAGTGCACGGACGCGCTCATCGAGTCCGGCACCACGGCGATCGCATACGAGACGGTCGAGCTCCCCAGCCGCGCGCTGCCGCTGCTCGCCCCGATGTCCGAGGTCGCGGGCCGGCTGGCCCCGCAGGTCGGCGCCTACCACCTGATGCGCTCGGTCGGCGGCCGTGGCGTGCTCCCCGGCGGCGTCCCCGGCACCCAGCCCGCGCGGGCCGTCGTCATCGGCGGCGGCGTCTCCGGCTGGAACGCCACGCAGATCGCCGTCGGCATGGGCTTCCACGTCACGCTGCTCGACCGCGACATCAACAAGCTCCGCGAGGCGGACAAGGTCTTCGGCACCAAGGTCCGGGCGATCATGTCCAACTCCTTCGAGCTGGAGAAGGCCGTCCTGGACGCCGACCTCGTCATCGGCGCGGTGCTCATCCCGGGCGCCAAGGCCCCGAAGCTGGTCACCAACGAGCTGGTCTCCCGGATGAAGCCCGGAAGTGTCCTTGTCGACATCGCGATCGACCAGGGTGGCTGCTTCGAGGACTCCCGTCCCACCACGCATGCCGAGCCGACCTTCCAGGTCCACAACTCGGTCTTCTACTGCGTCGCCAACATGCCCGGCGCGGTGCCCAACACCTCGACGTACGCGCTGACCAACGCCACGCTGCCGTACATCGTGGAACTCGCCAACCGCGGCTGGGTCGAGGCGCTGCGCCGCGACGCCGCGCTCGCCAAGGGTCTCAACACCCATGACGGCAAGGTGGTTTACCGCGAGGTCGCCGAGGCGCACGGCCTGGAGCACGTCGAGTTGGAGACCCTGCTCGGCTGA